From Pseudomonas sp. B21-028, one genomic window encodes:
- the ggt gene encoding gamma-glutamyltransferase, with protein MEQHVLTDLKPNLYRLSAVSLLAVALSLVACKAPPSSSTSALPTAPEIASGYRADLQARHAEKHMAAAANPLAAEAGREMLRRGGSAIDAAIAMQAVLTLVEPQSSGIGGGAFIVLWDGKAVRTYDGRETAPAGATERLFLQADGKPMPFTAAQIGGRSVGTPGVLRALELAHRKHGHLKWATLFEPAIKLAEQGFPISPRLHSMIASDPSLPGSPDMAAYFLNTDGSPKAVGTLLKNPALAGVLKRIANEGPDALYEGPVAREIVAKVQGHANAGSLSLNDLKGYAARERAPLCTDYKRWQVCGMAPPSSGGIAVAQILGTLQALEQRDSHTALAPLKPIKSGKPAGLEPAPEAVHLIAEAERLAYADRAQYVADSDFVPVPVKGLVDPGYLASRANLIGPRSMGVAKPGTPPGIQVAYAPDRSPLRISTSQVVAVDDQGGAVSMTTTVESAFGSHLMVQGFMLNNQMTDFSFIPEENGQKVANRVEPGKRPRSSMAPTLIFDRQNGELLAAVGSPGGSQIIEYVTKSVIGMLDWNLDPQTAINLPNFGSRNGPTELEQGQFSPALIQALKDKGHTVSEIDMTSGTQAIVRVRDAQGKTSLAGGADPRREGEALGD; from the coding sequence ATGGAGCAGCACGTGCTTACAGACCTCAAACCGAATCTTTATCGCCTGTCAGCCGTTTCTTTGCTGGCTGTCGCCCTCTCCCTCGTTGCCTGTAAGGCTCCGCCCTCCTCCTCCACATCCGCATTACCCACCGCACCGGAAATCGCTTCCGGTTACCGCGCCGATCTGCAGGCCCGCCATGCCGAAAAGCACATGGCCGCCGCAGCCAATCCTTTGGCCGCCGAGGCCGGGCGAGAGATGTTGCGGCGTGGGGGCTCGGCCATCGACGCGGCGATTGCGATGCAAGCGGTGTTGACCTTGGTGGAACCGCAGTCTTCAGGCATCGGCGGCGGAGCATTCATTGTGCTGTGGGATGGCAAGGCCGTGCGTACTTACGATGGTCGCGAAACGGCACCGGCCGGCGCTACAGAGCGACTTTTCCTGCAGGCCGATGGCAAACCCATGCCGTTTACCGCCGCACAGATCGGTGGCCGTTCGGTCGGCACGCCGGGTGTGTTGCGTGCGCTGGAACTGGCCCACCGAAAACACGGACACTTGAAATGGGCAACACTGTTCGAACCGGCCATCAAGCTGGCGGAACAAGGTTTCCCGATCTCGCCACGTTTGCACTCAATGATTGCCAGCGACCCGTCCCTGCCTGGCTCGCCGGACATGGCCGCTTACTTCCTGAATACCGATGGCAGCCCGAAAGCCGTCGGCACGCTGCTGAAAAATCCGGCATTGGCCGGTGTGCTCAAGCGCATCGCCAATGAAGGTCCCGATGCGTTGTACGAAGGACCGGTGGCCCGGGAAATCGTCGCCAAGGTGCAGGGCCATGCCAACGCCGGCAGCCTTTCGCTGAACGACCTGAAAGGCTACGCCGCCCGGGAGCGCGCGCCGCTGTGTACCGACTACAAGCGCTGGCAGGTCTGCGGCATGGCCCCGCCCTCTTCCGGCGGGATCGCCGTAGCACAGATTCTCGGGACCTTGCAGGCCTTGGAACAGCGCGACAGCCACACCGCCCTCGCCCCCTTGAAACCCATCAAGAGCGGCAAACCCGCCGGCCTTGAGCCCGCGCCCGAAGCCGTGCACCTGATCGCCGAAGCGGAACGTCTGGCCTACGCCGACCGCGCCCAGTATGTCGCCGATTCAGACTTCGTCCCTGTGCCGGTCAAGGGCCTGGTCGACCCCGGCTACCTGGCCAGCCGCGCCAACCTGATCGGCCCGCGCAGCATGGGCGTTGCCAAGCCCGGTACACCACCAGGCATCCAGGTGGCCTACGCCCCGGACCGTTCGCCGCTGCGTATCTCAACCTCGCAAGTGGTGGCGGTGGACGACCAGGGCGGCGCCGTGTCCATGACCACCACGGTGGAATCGGCATTCGGCTCACATCTGATGGTCCAGGGTTTCATGCTCAACAACCAGATGACCGACTTCTCGTTCATCCCGGAAGAGAATGGACAAAAAGTCGCCAACCGCGTCGAACCCGGCAAACGCCCACGTTCATCCATGGCTCCGACACTGATTTTCGACCGTCAGAATGGTGAGCTGCTGGCCGCTGTCGGCTCCCCGGGGGGCTCTCAGATCATCGAGTACGTAACCAAATCGGTGATCGGCATGCTGGACTGGAACCTGGACCCACAAACCGCCATCAACCTGCCCAACTTCGGCAGCCGCAATGGCCCCACCGAGCTGGAACAAGGGCAATTCAGTCCTGCGTTGATCCAGGCGTTGAAGGATAAGGGCCATACGGTGAGCGAAATCGATATGACCAGCGGCACCCAGGCGATTGTCCGGGTGCGTGACGCGCAAGGGAAAACATCACTCGCCGGGGGAGCGGATCCTCGGCGTGAAGGTGAAGCGCTGGGGGATTGA
- a CDS encoding helix-turn-helix transcriptional regulator, with protein sequence MPIVIQLDVMLATRKVKSKDLAAAIGITEANLSLLKQGKVKGIRLATLEAICNYLECQPGDLLIYQPEDGQS encoded by the coding sequence ATGCCTATCGTTATTCAACTGGATGTGATGCTGGCGACGCGCAAGGTCAAATCCAAGGACCTGGCCGCCGCCATAGGCATCACGGAAGCCAACCTCTCCCTGTTGAAGCAGGGAAAGGTCAAGGGCATACGCCTGGCGACGCTCGAGGCCATCTGCAATTACCTGGAGTGTCAGCCCGGCGATCTGCTGATTTATCAACCTGAGGACGGACAGTCGTGA
- a CDS encoding DUF2975 domain-containing protein has product MCSNRLALYSQRMAAITLVFIVAMMAVNAAAWLFPDIASKYGLGFSLTERQLSSLPGGATALTSWQRLGGILLSSVPLLALAAGLVNLRQLFRRYAQGQYFSSEAAVYLGNAGRAVALWVLLDFLCEPFLSLLVTINAPVGERLLTISITAPSFVALFLAACIAIIARILSQASEVDSENRTFV; this is encoded by the coding sequence ATGTGTTCGAATCGTCTCGCCCTGTACAGCCAGCGCATGGCTGCCATCACGCTTGTTTTCATTGTCGCGATGATGGCCGTCAACGCGGCTGCCTGGCTGTTTCCTGATATTGCGTCAAAATACGGCCTGGGCTTTTCCCTGACCGAGCGGCAGTTGTCCAGTTTGCCCGGAGGGGCGACGGCGTTGACGAGCTGGCAACGTCTTGGCGGGATTCTTTTGTCCAGCGTGCCTCTGCTGGCGCTGGCGGCCGGGCTGGTCAACCTGCGCCAGCTCTTCAGGCGCTATGCCCAGGGGCAGTATTTTTCCAGTGAGGCAGCGGTTTACTTGGGAAACGCGGGTCGCGCGGTAGCGCTGTGGGTGTTGCTGGATTTCCTGTGCGAGCCGTTTCTCAGCTTGCTGGTCACGATCAACGCGCCGGTCGGCGAGCGGTTGCTGACCATCAGCATCACCGCCCCGTCCTTCGTCGCCTTGTTCCTGGCCGCCTGTATCGCAATTATTGCGCGGATATTGTCCCAGGCCAGTGAAGTCGACTCAGAAAACAGAACTTTCGTTTGA
- a CDS encoding methyl-accepting chemotaxis protein, with product MRDLARHMQTAGEGIEALNEQSLVIGTIVKTISGIAEQTNLLALNAAIEAARAGEQGRGFAVVADEVRQLASRTSQATDEIVGVVRQNQDMARNAVSLMTDGQHQAEQGLALAAEAGTVIVEIQDGAKKVVDAVSQFANQLST from the coding sequence ATGCGTGACCTGGCCCGGCACATGCAGACCGCCGGCGAAGGCATCGAGGCGCTGAACGAGCAATCCCTGGTGATCGGCACCATCGTCAAAACCATCAGCGGCATCGCCGAACAGACCAACCTGCTGGCGCTCAACGCGGCCATCGAAGCCGCTCGTGCCGGCGAACAGGGCCGGGGCTTTGCGGTGGTGGCCGATGAGGTGCGGCAACTGGCGTCGCGTACCAGCCAGGCGACCGATGAAATCGTCGGCGTGGTTCGCCAGAACCAGGACATGGCGCGTAATGCCGTGTCGCTGATGACGGATGGACAACACCAGGCCGAACAAGGCCTTGCCCTGGCTGCCGAGGCGGGGACGGTGATCGTCGAGATCCAGGATGGGGCGAAGAAAGTGGTCGATGCCGTGAGCCAGTTCGCCAATCAACTGTCGACTTGA